Below is a genomic region from Chelmon rostratus isolate fCheRos1 chromosome 7, fCheRos1.pri, whole genome shotgun sequence.
ATTCTGAAGTCTCCCAGAATACAGTGGGTCTCATTCTACAGCCAGTATGCAAGAACTACATCTTGCTTAACACAAATTATAGCATCTAGattaaacaaatacagtatgACGCATCAgacaaatgataaaaatgtatCACCACAACTTTTTTGTTAAAATCTATAGATGTTTATTGTGATATAATTTGTATTTCCTTCACATCTGTGacacaaagtgacacacacatacacaactaGTAGTCTAGGGCATTCAAAACAAGGCTTAAAAGCCAGAGGAGTGGTTAAACATGTGTGCCCTCCGTCCGTGTGTGGCTTAGAGAAAGGACAGCTGAGGAAAACCCACTTGTTCCTGTACAAATATCAGGCGCAGTAGTTGTCCAGTGGACttttcaaacatcaaaacaaaagatcTCTAAAAATCCTTTAAAGGGCTTTAATGCCTTAGGTCACTACATGATTTGGATGTTTATTTATAACATTCTGTCATCATAACAGTATTGTCCACATTTGATTTTTACATGTGGTCAAATCTGAAAATGCACTTCTACTCATTAATGATGGAAATCTGAACGCAACATGCTGGACTGTACCTTTTTTTGGCAGGTAAGGAggattttaaaagttttaaagtgTTTCCCTGGTTATAATTTCACACTTGTCTCCTCATAGGAAGATCCCAACCCTCAGGAGTCCTGCGTTTGCTTAACAGACAACTGGCAGACAGTGAAGAGATTGAAAATTGCACTCTTGATGCAGGTGTGGAGCGTCACATCTACCAGAGGAGACTTGCAATAAGCACAGGGCTTGTCCccacaacattttgcatttttaccaAGCTAGCTCGATGTATTGGATCAGAGCTGTGTTGTCAAGCCTGTGCTCATAGTTGTTGGTTTCAGTGTACTTGACTTGTTCTTCTTGGTGAGGTTACTGCGGGCGTCTTGCCCAGCCAGGAAGTAAAGGATAGGGTCCAGACAGCTGTTGGCGCTGGCAAAAGGTCGGGTCACCTTGTAGGCCACACTGGAGGCCTCCAGCAAACTACAGCTGATCTGAAGAACATACAAAAATATGACACACTGAGGTTTTGAACTCATTTAAACACATctattattaaaaacaaagagcGTTTGTCCTCACCTGTGCTGGATTGACCTGCCGTAGGTACCTAAAAGAGTAGTACAGACTCCTGGTGAGGTGGAAAGGGAGGAAGCAGAGCATGAACGCTGCCAGCACAATGATTATCATCTTCACTGACTTCTGCTTGGAACGGTGGCCTGCCAGGGCCCCCCTCTTGCCCTCAGCTCCCCCTTCAGAGCCCCAGCCAGGCTCTAGAAGCTTCCGCACCATGAGGCCATAGcacaccatcaccaccatgAAGGGCACGGCAAACATGAGAACTGACACGACCGAGCTGTACACCAGGAAGTCATCAAACAGCTCCGGGCTGGTGGTGTCGTAGCAGATCCGCTCCGTGTCCACATCCCTGGTGTAGGAGACACAGGTTTCACTTGTTTAGCATTATTAAATggcactgctgtgctgtttggcaCTGAAccacagagaaagagataggagtgatgaaagagaggaaacgaaatgtaaatgtgttagCTTGCAGCTTCGGTTGTTCGCTGAAGTGTGTCCCATTAAGGCACCCTGAGATAAGGTACTTGGCAAAATTGGCACGCCACACAAATCAATAGTCCGCAGTTAAACACAGTTTCAACACAACGAAGAAGGATGTAAGTTAGAAAGGGAGGAATGAAGGGAAAaggaaatacagacagaaagaatCAACGAAAGAATGCAAATTTCATTCACCTAGTTCTTGAGAAGTAGAGGACAGGTGCCTGGCAGAATAAAACACAGGCCCACACGGCCACAGAGACCAGCCTGGCCCGACGGGCGCTGACCCAGTACAGGGAGCGGACCGGATGGCAGATGCCAACGAAGCGATGCAGACTGATACAGCACAGGAAGAGAATGGAACCTGCCAGAGTGACAGATATTTAATCAGCTCTTTCTCCCACTCTATTAAGTCTCACTTACATCCTGTTTCTTAAATAGTCTTGTATTATATTACATCATATTGTATTGTTTCCTACCATATTGTACCACATCATATCATATTGTTCTGGGTCATAGCCCAGTGTAGTGTAACCTTGTGCTGTGTATTGCACATTATAACGTGTCTTATCATCATATATATCATTGTATTGAATTGAATCATATCATTATCAGGGCATGTCAAATCATAATATTATACCATACTATTACTGTATGTATTATATCATTTTGTATTGTACAGTAACATATTATACATTATACAATATATTATCATATCGtattgtgatgtgatgtttcatGTTGCTTTAATTGCACTATATGTGTATCAAactctgttttactgtgttgTGTGGGTCTCTCTGTAGAGAACTGTACCATATAAGTTGGCATAAAACAGGAAGCGTATGAGCTTGCAGAACGGTTCACTGAAGGGCCAGTCGTTCTCATCTGCATAGTAGTAGATGAGGAAGGGCAGAGTCAGGATGTAGAGCGTGTCACACATCGTCAGGTTGAACATGTAGATAGTGGACGGCTTCCAGCGCTTTGTGCGGAACACAATCACGTACAATGCCATGGCGTTCAGCGCCAGGCCAACTACAAACACCAGGGCGTAGCTGACAGGCAGGAGAACATATTTAAAATCTTCTTGAAATTTACAGTAGAAGGCACTGATGTTGATCGAGTTGGTCTTGTTGTCAAAGGTGGCCATCTTGGTTGTGAGAACGCCTGAAGAAAAGACAAGCGGAAGGAATAGATTatcatgctgcattttaatcCAGAAGCGGTTTACCTATCTAACCACGAGTCAAGTTATCATACACACATAAAGAGGGAGTGTGGAGACACAGGAAGTGggtatgactgtgtgtgtgagtggcatCAACCCGTATTACGTTTTAAGATTGCCCAAGTCATTCACTTTGGCATGCCTCAGCAGCACCACGCAGTATAAGTCATGCCATCCTCAAGCATAATTGACCAGCCCATTGCACAGTCAAATTTACACCATCCAGTTTATAGCTTGACTCATCCCATTTTAAAGTCATTGTGCATTTCACAGAAAGTAAATCATTTTAAGGCTGACTTCCTTTAATTGCCTTTCTCTTTCTGAGTGGGTGGTTGAGTAAATGAGAGAAGAAttgagagggagtgagagaagAGGATATTTAACTGGTGGCACCCATTTCAAATCATAACTGATTATCATGCTAATCCTTTTTCCTGTggattaaatgaacaaatgtcTGAGCAAATATAGAAAGATGTGGGCTTTATGGCTAAATTATAGGATAATACTACATATGTGTCCAACAAGCTGTATTTTTCCACACCTGGCCCAACAGGTTTACTTAATAAAACATCATGACATTTTGACACCATGTTTTGGCAGATTATTGAAATACTTACCGGCCTAACCTTATtgcctctcctttctcctcccccaaaagaaaaaaaactgtccatATCACattggagctgcagaggagtcTAACAAAGATTTGCACAAACTTGTTCTTTTTGCAAAACTTTTAGTGCAGCTGTGTTctcatgcagaaaaacagcactcattTTGGCACTTTGCATGTCAAAGTTTTGCAAAACCTCACGGCGGTGAAATGAGACGGGGGAATAACTTTTTAACTCAAGCCAGACCTTGTTTTTAGATCGTGTTCAaacctttctctctgctttacTTTCTGGATTGCATGCTACATGTTGTGCCTCAGTCCATTTTCTCTTACTCTACGAATCTGTCTGTTTACCAGACAAACTCAAGTTCAAACCATCTAAATCTCTGACGCCTCAAAAACTCACATGCAGATTCAACAGTAACATGCCAGACTTACTTGATCTCAGCTGAATGATGAGTAAACCTACTGCCCtctcttatttctttttttctctgacattaTTTCCTCTGCCTCAAAACCATTGTTGCTTGCTCACTCTGCAccctttgctctctctccttttttcttctctccaaaacagctgcaggttaAATTTAACAGATAACAGACCTGAGACAGAGCGGCCCCTTTTGTAGCCCCCCAAATTCTTCTGACCTCCTGAGTGCATGCCATATAAAACTGAGCACAACTTAGGAATCAGCTGTAAAGTGGTCTGTGGGATCTCATCCATATTGTGTCCCAAGAAATATACTAAACCCCCCTTCCACATGcattaaacccctaaaaaatAGGAAATTACTCACACTGTATGAATGCTATCGACTTTCAAAGCCTGTCCTGCCTTGACCATCCTACTGTATGCAACGTATCCTCATTCTCACGCGTAGATACAGTGTGTATCTGAAAGTGTTGTTTATGGCTGAATGTGTACTTCAGATACCTGAGAGGAGAAAAACCTGTGGAGGTGTGTTCCTGCCTGACAAGCTGTAGCCTGTATACAGTACGTCAGCACTTGGGCCTGAGGCTGTTGGTTTGCCTGTCAGTCAAATGGACAGTGACTAGGACAACACTTTCACCACCTTAAAccactgaaatatttatttttttcagttttgttatGTCAGAATCTCAGTAATCTTCCTGAGACATGCAGTCTTTACTATGATAAATGTAGGCCTACATAATTACAATTACTTTTTCTTTGTAATCTAATCCTTTTTAGCTTTTGTACAATTAGCTATTATTCCCATTTTTCCCCCACCAATTGGAAGATAAAAGCGCTTTTGAGGACAGGTAAATCTTAATATAAACACATGCAGTGGCTACTAGCGTAAAGATTTTTAAGCAAGGGATATTACAAATCTCCTGCCATGCAATCAAAAATAGAAATGCATAGCTCCTTGTGTCGACACCTATAATGACATGAatcttaaaacaaaaagaaacaaagtatATCTAAGATTACTCgttatttctcacatttcaggAAAGTATGCCACGGCTTGAAACTAACCATCGATGCTCCTTTTTGTACTTTTAGCTGAAATACTTTGAGTTTTCTCTGTAGCTTGTCTTACCTTAGTATGGCCAAAAGAAATATAGACGCTCCTAAGAGGAATCATAAACCAAAAGCATCCTGGCAGGATCCTAACAAGTATAATATGATCCAGCAATGCCTGTCAGCCATTTTCTTCTCTGCCACTGGCAGAAAgttatgtgtgtgggtgttaatagatgtgtttgttttctctgaatgcgagtgtgtgcgtgcatgtgtttgaaaatatgtgtgtgttagtttgaGCGTTATACTCAGAGGAAAGGTGAGAAAGAGCACTTAATGTCTTACCTGCTCCAGAAACTGGGCGTATTAATGATTACACAGCCCTTAGCCTTAACCTTGACCATGGCACGTAGGAGGCATGAagtaaaatacttttttttgtaaGACACTGTTGCTCCGAAACTTGCCACTCATATaacaatatgttgttgtttggcaTCAGCAATGTGAACAGAAGTATTTCTGGGCAACAATAATAGTAGCTGCATTTCTTCCCATCAGTTACAAGTAAGGTTTAACTTTGAGAGGTTTGGGCTGGTAGTGTgctggtgaggaggaggagaggttcACATTTCAAGAGATCCAGAGAgctatgcatgtatgtatggaTGTACACATACAGAATGTAAGTATATGtatttgcattgtatttttaGTTTCCCCTATGTGCTTCATCATTTTCTCATCTCACAACCTAGATGTCAATACCTGTTCAATTTTACATCATGATCAACcacactttacacacaaacatgcacttaCAGGctgcacaaatgcatgcatgcatttaatCAAAccaactgctgctgttgccaaCTCATTACGAGGGATTCAGACTCCCTCTATATAATGTGTTCCTTCACTTGTTCACTCAGCACCCCCTTCCAATGAACTCAGTGACTCTGTTTTATCCTGCCTACTTTCTGGTCCCTCCTGGATTTTTCAAAAAAAGTGCACAATAGCCCACCATCAATAACGTTCTGatgcagatttttattttatgtctcagtgtttattttgatgTGTGTCTGAAATCATCTAGCAAATATAGGCTCAATTCAGGTGAATGCATCTGCCCAACCGTTATAGCGCGAGCCGgttaaaaaaatagatttttttatgattaattATCCAAGCCTCTAAAATTGGGtatgatgtgttttgtttgtttcattttccatctctctctttttagaAATACTGTTTTTCCTGCTGGTCCGTGATCGATTTTTCCTTGATCGACTGCGGTTTCTTGTTGCTATGCAGGTCTGCGGGACGCAGCCTCCCGTCAGTGTCAGACCTTTCTCCTTGAGCAGGCGGGGGGCAGCTCGCAAAAACCGTGACGCTCAGCGGACGAATACAGCCATTTTGCCGTCATCATCCCTCTTGCCCCTTTATTTGATTTGAAACACCTCTATGCGAGTGTTAGTCGAGGTTACCGTCGACGGCAGAACAAAAAGGACGCCTTTCTGCTCACAGTGTTTTTCGTCACAGACCGGGTGCCATTCCGGTATTCGCCACTTTGGGGAGCTGTTGAGCTTAGCTGCTGAAGGGGTTCCCCGTTAATATACCCCCATCCCTTCcctctgctttttcctctccGCCTGTCTGCTCTCCTGCTTCACAACACACTACAGTATACACTAGTTCTCTCGTAGTGGCAGCAACCAACACAAGTGTGTCCAGTCTTTCCTCGTAGCTTCAGTTTCTGCTCTGTAGAAACCAGCCATTTATCATCAATCATGGCCGCCGGAGTACAAATTTAACTCCCGTGTTTCCTCCCTGTCGTCTGGAGGGGAGGATTTTTGTTTGAGGAAACAAAATATTAGTCCCACACTGATTTGGATTTCCTCTTGGAATTACAATACATCTCACAAGGGAAATACCATTCATGTCAATACTCCAAAATGCAGCCGCCGCCGAGGAAGGTGAGTGATTTCCAGAGTCCGTTATGTTTTAGCTGGGCTGTACAGACAATGACAGATAACAGCGTAGTAACCTTAGCTGTGGATGTTGTGTTTTACCGACCACGCAAAACGCGTCTGATGCTGCTGGCTTAAAGAAAATTCAAGGAGCAAAAAGACCTCTGCTAGCCAACATTAGCAGAGTTTGCTAGCTAGGTTAGTCGGTAACCTGGTGACATTAATGCATCTGTCCAACCGTTATAGCGCGAGCCGTCAAACGTCAAATAATGTTAGCTAGGTGGGCTAACATGAGACGTTTAATACAAAGCACCGGACCATGTTAGTAAGCGAATATGATATTTTGGCTGTCCTTTTAATACGTGCTGTAGTAGCAGTAACTTTAAAAGAAATGCCACAATGGCATTTGCACGTTAACTTGTGGCACGTTGCCGTTGTAGCCACAAACGCTTCGGTAATAAACGCAGCCCAgaatttattgtcattatagGGTAGCACTGGTGTTATTTCGCTAATTTATATGTCGTTAAACTGTGCCAACAGTCGCCCAGACAGCATAACAAAGCGATCATTTCTCCACGTTGTGATGCTTCTTGTCTGGAGGGAAGACCTTCAGTGTGTCCAGGGTCACATCATTTCATCAAAGCCGGAGCTGACAAAagctgaatacacacacactcatacacacacacacgctgacacaccGAGGAGGGAGACATGCCTGCAGAGCCATGCCTGATACTGAGGTACTGATTCTGTATGGGTTGAGAAAAGACCATAGTCCCCTATAGCTTGGTACCCAGTGggtgagagactgtgtgtacGTGATTGTGAGCTGAAGTTGCTTGTCCATTGCTttctgtgagtttgtgtgttgtcCTGAAATAGATGCATGAGAACCAATTACCCTGCTGTGAACCTCTGCACCGTTTCTCTTAATTACCACATATTCCCCCAGTGCCATTTATGCTCTGGGTCtctacacacagacaggtcCTGAACATGTCATATCAtgtctgcaaaacacacacacacacatacacacacacacacacacacacacacacacttgaacaggTCATTTTGTCATTGAGGCTGTAGAGACCTCTAGGGATGCCTTGCTCCACTGTTTGTGATCAAGTGTACCATTTTGGTCATATTTATTTCCAAAGATCCCATTTGCCGTCTGTCAGCGTCTCTCCCATTCAATTTGTTATGCAAATGCatccacaaataaaacaaaattttcAAGATACTGGCGTGTTAACCCCTGCCAATGTGGCTGGCACACTCAGCACGCTAAGCCCGCAGCACCACAGCCAGAGTATCAGTATTTGGCTGCTGGATACTAATAATTTATCTGCTAGTGCGACATACAGCTCCTTGagtgttttgtctgtctctcagcacaTCTGCTTACAGCATGGGCTCGTTTGACTCTCATATATTAGTTTTATGTGGCTTAAATTAAAGATGGCAGTTAATGAGGTTGAAAAAGGCAGCATATTGTTCAGAAATACTATGAaatactatctatctatctttgtATCTATCTATTCCTGTGGGAAAATCAGAGAGGCTTTGGTTCAACTCTATAGTAAGCTTTATTTTGTGGCGCTGTTGTCTTGATTTAATATACATTTTGAGATGCTCCTATTAGAGTTGAAAAATGAATCGAATGTATCAAATTCCTGACATAACCAAAGTCTTGCCATACCAAACATACTTATTTCTCAATTTTTAATAAATGTCTGGAAGAGAAATACTATATTTATCTCAAAATCAGTGGCATCTTACTGGAAGTTCAACCAACGAACAAACAGCTAGTatttttaaaggtccagtgtgtaggattaaTGCCATTTAGCGGTGCGGTTGCAGATGCAACCAACTAAATAcacctcgcctcaccctcccctatAGCGGCTGCTTAAAATGCGAAAAAACGCAAAAGgccctctctagagccagtgtttggttcgtccattctgggctactgtggaaacatggtggtgcaacatgttG
It encodes:
- the p2ry2.1 gene encoding P2Y purinoceptor 2 translates to MATFDNKTNSINISAFYCKFQEDFKYVLLPVSYALVFVVGLALNAMALYVIVFRTKRWKPSTIYMFNLTMCDTLYILTLPFLIYYYADENDWPFSEPFCKLIRFLFYANLYGSILFLCCISLHRFVGICHPVRSLYWVSARRARLVSVAVWACVLFCQAPVLYFSRTRDVDTERICYDTTSPELFDDFLVYSSVVSVLMFAVPFMVVMVCYGLMVRKLLEPGWGSEGGAEGKRGALAGHRSKQKSVKMIIIVLAAFMLCFLPFHLTRSLYYSFRYLRQVNPAQISCSLLEASSVAYKVTRPFASANSCLDPILYFLAGQDARSNLTKKNKSSTLKPTTMSTGLTTQL